One region of Zerene cesonia ecotype Mississippi chromosome 15, Zerene_cesonia_1.1, whole genome shotgun sequence genomic DNA includes:
- the LOC119832552 gene encoding apyrase → MYDYYEFEERKMRGLRDWRKALRTPATYRVGNTVRIQPQFVLLIILLGVFLLVLFYYSWWTSDHSHSLNRWTKSSRPYNATYPLSPVIHSGDTYTFRIGIVADLDTNSKSNTKAHTYNSYLKKGLLTYNPVKNYVTVSWDSLPATLLSSTYSHKGRGMELSELIVYDGRLLSFDDRSGMVFEIANNKIVPWVILSDGNGFNEKGFKSEWATIKDEILYVGSMGKEWTTASGEFQTYDPMWVKAINIHGEVQHLSWVHQYKALRRSIGIDWPGYMIHESGVWSPISEKWYFLPRRCSHEPYNETKDEIMGCNYLITADNNFSNVKAVQITKLQPKHGFSSFKFIPGSKDEAIVALKTTEFEGKTATYITAFTIDGRVLLDDMLVENLKYEGIEFI, encoded by the exons ATGTATGACTATTACGAATTTGAAGAACGTAAAATGCGTGGTCTTCGTGATTGGCGCAAGGCGCTACGGACTCCTGCCACCTATAGAGTAGGAAATACAGTGAGAATACAACCTCAGTTTGtgttacttataattttattaggagTATTTTTGTtggtgttattttattatagttggTGGACAAGTGACCATTCGCACTCTTTGAATCGATGGACTAAGAGTTCACGTCCATACAATGCCACTTACCCGCTTTCGCCTGTTATACATTCCGGagatacatatacatttaggATAGGAATAGTGGCGGATTTGGATACGAATTCTAAAAGCAATACTAAGGCCCACACTTACAATAGTTACCTGAAGAAAGGGTTATTAACTTATAACCCTGTAAAGAATTATGTTACTGTTTCTTGGGACAGTCTGCCGGCAACATTGCTCTCATCAACATATTCACACAAAGGCCGAGGAATGGAGTTATCAGAATTGATTGTGTATGATGGTAGATTGCTTTCCTTTGATGATAGATCTGGAATG GTTTTTGAAATAGCTAACAACAAAATAGTGCCATGGGTGATATTATCTGATGGCAATGGTTTCAATGAGAAGGGTTTTAAATCGGAATGGGCGACAATCAAAGATGAAATCCTCTATGTTGGGTCTATGGGTAAAGAGTGGACCACAGCTAGTGGAGAATTCCAAACATATGACCCTATGTGGGTCAAAGCTATCAATATACATGGAGAg GTGCAGCATTTGAGCTGGGTACACCAATATAAAGCACTTAGACGCTCAATTGGCATAGACTGGCCGGGCTACATGATCCATGAGTCTGGAGTGTGGTCTCCAATAAGCGAGAAGTGGTACTTTTTGCCGAGGCGATGCAGCCATGAACCCTACAACGAAACTAAGGATGAAATCATGGGGTGCAATTATTTGATCACTGCAGATAATAATTTCAGCAATGTCAAGGCAGTGCAg ATAACAAAACTACAGCCTAAACATGGATTCTCTTCATTCAAGTTTATTCCTGGATCAAAAGATGAAGCCATTGTTGCTTTGAAAACTACTGAGTTTGAAGGAAAAACGGCCACATACATAACTGCATTTACCATAGATGGGAGAGTATTGTTAGATGATATGCTAGTTGAAAATCTTAAATATGAAGGCATCGAGTTTATATGA